The Malus domestica chromosome 10, GDT2T_hap1 genome contains a region encoding:
- the LOC139188685 gene encoding uncharacterized mitochondrial protein AtMg00810-like translates to MITEITGGPVLEGKKHGVRENGDGLRVNEHAMIDSAETDIELRKSKRIKVAKDFGSDFHAYTLEEDPKTLQEALTSLDADLWQEAINHEMDSLKSNKTWHLVDLPPGCKAIICKWVLKRKLNPAGTMEKFKAWSESNMCTLICLYVDDLLIFGSNLHVVNDVKTMLCDNFDMKDLGEANVILGIKITKSMKGFSLDQSHYIEKVLKKYNYFDCKLVCTSYDSSVKLFKNTGDSVRQPEYVSIIGSLHYAIDYTRPDIAYAVRVLCRFMSSPNDEHWLAVERVLRYLRRTINHGLNYDKFPAVFEGYSDVDWNTLSEDSKAISGYIFKIARAAVS, encoded by the exons ATGATAACGGAGATAACCGGAGGTCCGGTGCTAGAAGGGAAGAAGCACGGCGTGCGCGAGAATGGAGATGGACTGAG AGTTAATGAACATGCCATGATTGATTCGGCCGAAACTGATATTGAGCTAAGGAAAAGTAAGAGAATCAAAGTAGCCAAGGACTTTGGTTCAGATTTTCATGCATATACTTTGGAAGAAGATCCAAAAACTCTCCAAGAAGCCCTCACTTCATTGGATGCAGACCTATGGCAAGAAGCCATAAATCATGAAATGGATTCTCTCAAATCAAATAAAACTTGGCACTTAGTAGATCTTCCTCCAGGGTGTAAGGCAATCATTTGCAAATGGGTGTTAAAGAGAAAGCTAAATCCTGCTGGTACAATGGAGAAGTTTAAAGCCTG GTCTGAAAGTAATATGTGCACATTGATATGTTTGTATGTTGATGATTTGTTGATATTTGGGTCCAATTTGCATGTTGTGAATGATGTTAAAACTATGCTCTGTGATAACTTTGATATGAAAGACTTAGGTGAGGCAAATGTAATTCTGGGGATCAAGATTACAAAGTCTATGAAAGGTTTCTCTTTAGACCAATCTCACTATATAGAAAAGGTTCTGAAGAAGTACAACTATTTTGACTGTAAACTTGTATGCACTTCCTATGACTCTAGTGTGAAATTGTTCAAGAACACTGGCGACAGTGTTAGACAACCTGAGTATGTGAGCATTATTGGTAGCCTTCATTATGCTATTGATTacactagaccagatatagccTATGCTGTGAGAGTGTTATGCAGATTTATGAGTAGTCCCAATGATGAGCATTGGCTAGCTGTTGAAAGGGTATTGAGATACCTTAGAAGAACCATTAACCATGGTTTAAACTATGATAAGTTTCCCGCTGTCTTTGAAGGATATAGTGATGTTGATTGGAACACACTGTCAGAAGACTCTAAAGCCATAAGTGGTTACATCTTTAAGATAGCAAGAGCTGCAGTGTCATAG